In the genome of Bacillus thuringiensis, the window TGTTTCTATATTTGCTTCAGATAAAGATAACCCTAAACTCTCACAATATATTTTAATAGATTCACGACAACTACATGAAACCATTATTCTACTCAGTCCTACTAATTCTCGAAAAGAAACAAATGGTTTTTCATCCAAAGGATGGTTTTTTGGAATGACAAGGACAAGCTCTTCGCTATACAAAAGGGTGCTTGTTAATGTGTCTGGAATTTGAGCACTACGTGTAATCCCTATATCAATATTTTTGTTAACGATTTGATTTACAGCAACTTCGGACTCTATAATTTTTACAACGATGTTAGGATACTGTTGTTGAAACTTCATAATATAAGGTGTTAAATAAGTGAGATCCTCTAATAAACCTCCTATAGTAATCACACCTCTTTTTACACCCTTTAATTCAAAAATTTCATTATAAACGTCATCAAATTGTTGCATGATAAATTTTCCTTTATCAAATAGCAGCTTACCCGCTTCTGTCATTTTGATACCTCTTCCAACTCGATGAAACAATGGTGTATCAAGTTCACCTTCTAACACACGGATTTGTTGGCTTAAAGTCGGCTGTGAAATACCTAGAACTTCCGCAGCTTTAGTAAAACTATTATTATTACAAACTTGAATAAAATACTCTAAATGACGTAATTCCATTCTTGATACCCACTCTCCGCTTTATGAAAGATTTATAATGAAAAGGACAATATGTATACGTTAACAGAACAACTATCTTTCCTACTATATCAATTGCAATTACATAATTTCTTTATTTTGTACTACAATACATTTACTACTATTTATTGATTTTCCCTCCTATTTATTTAATTTATATTTAATTAGGATATTACTAAACAGAAATAACCTCTAAAAACTTACAATTTCTGTGCATAATATCCTAACTTTTTCAACTGTTTAATTATCATTTTTTCTCAATATAGTCCAAACTACCAAATATTTTCCGAATCCCCTCTTTATGCTGAGGAAAAATTAGTGTCACCAATTCAATACTTTCTGAAGTAATTGATGCATACGTGATACTACTACTTGCAAGTAATATTTTGGTCTCCAATTTTTTTATAGGCTGATCAGCTTTACTGTATTGTATAGTAGCTCAAGCACTGCAAATTCAGTTGAATTAAGTCCATAAATTTTTATATCCTTTTCAATACGTTTAGTGATTAACTGTAATTCCCTTGATAATATAACAAATAACTTTAAAGATAAGCTCTCATCGTTAATCACGCTCATAATTACCAATCCTTTACAACTTATCTTGAATTCGAGATTCATTATATTATCGTCAAAATATTATGTCAATCATTCATTTTAGCTTTATCAAGCCACTTATAATTTATTTCTCAACATAAGATATATGGAATTAGAAGAGAACAATTGTTACTATATAATCTTCATGGTATCTTTCCTCCTTTAGATTTTTTATTTAGTTGTTATGTAATATGTAATACACCTATTTTAAAGATGTTAAATCTAAATTTTCAAAATTTTAACACAATAAGTTATTCATGTTTTTAATATCAAAGAAATGTCACAAGAACTTTGCTTTGATAAAAGCGCTACAAATAACGATTTGTTTGGAAGGCAAGCCCATTGTTTTATAGAAATCATAGAAAAATAAAAAAGCACTCCTTTTCAAAGAGTGCTTTAAAAAAACATATAACCTAATAAAAATATTTCTATTTTGATTACGGAAAGAAAGTCTTTATTAAAACATATGGTTGCTAATTTAATTGCGATTTGCCTTGCACCCAAGCAGCAATATCATTTATAACATACTCAGGGATATTAGCAGGACTATAATATTCATCTGGCTTACTTATTTCCCCATCACCCTCTGTAAAGAAATGATTTAACTTTGGATATAGTCGATAATCAACGTTATCTCGTTCTTTTAATTGTTCTTTCCAAAGAGGGATTTCGATTTTTGATTGAACTTGATAGTCTCTTTCTCCTTGAATAATAAGAAGCGGTATCTTTTGTTCTTTTGACATTTCTGCCGCTTTAATTTTACGGATAGAATCCCAAAATACTGCTGATCCTAAGTAAAAATCTTTTGGGGGATTCTGACCAGAGAAATTGGGATCATTTAATAATTCAAATTGCGATTTGTAGAATTTATATTGATCCAGGTTCATTGCTCCAATAGAGAAAAGGTACTCAAATTGATCTAAAACAACGTCTTGGATCGTACGAGCTGGCCCTCCCATTACAATTGCCCCAGCAATATTTTTATTTTGGTCTTTTTCAATCATTTTCGGAAGCATCATTCCACCTTGACTATGACCAAGAATATATATTTGATTCTTATTTATTAAAGGCTCATTTTTAAGAAATTGAGTTACAAGAAGAGCATCATCTGTTGTCTCTTTATCAACTGTATAAAAGGGACTGAATTGTGTTTTTAACCCATGTTCATAAGTTCTTTTATTATAGCGAAGGACAGCAATTCCCTTCGATGCAAGACCTTCAGCTAAATCGCGAAATGGTTTTAAAGCAAACGCTGTTTCATCCTGATCAGTTGCTCCTGATCCTTGAACAAGAATAACCGCTGGAAAAGGACCCTTTCCTTTTGGAACCGACAATGTTCCTGGTAATGGAAATGCACCACTTCCAACTACTACTTCTTTATCAATAAATGATTCAGGCTTACTATATGATGGACGCTCTGC includes:
- a CDS encoding LysR family transcriptional regulator yields the protein MELRHLEYFIQVCNNNSFTKAAEVLGISQPTLSQQIRVLEGELDTPLFHRVGRGIKMTEAGKLLFDKGKFIMQQFDDVYNEIFELKGVKRGVITIGGLLEDLTYLTPYIMKFQQQYPNIVVKIIESEVAVNQIVNKNIDIGITRSAQIPDTLTSTLLYSEELVLVIPKNHPLDEKPFVSFRELVGLSRIMVSCSCRESIKIYCESLGLSLSEANIETKSSISLLSLVYNGHGVAIIPLSLVDFVNNDTLSIVRITDPTPRQDINLIHFDDKFLSFAARIFMQKLNNPQKVLV
- a CDS encoding prolyl oligopeptidase family serine peptidase → MGKKRRTSNKLLLVSAIFSITIPSVSYAEEVILPENFTSSSSLYEGRNTEVLKTSLYPDTYNYPFNHQFISKLKEANTTIKKVDNSDEENPIISTTLSFIRHMNSEDYKSAFDLTSRSLQKIISEEWLKSYWEGLPVQLQAGSFIEIGEVTQKETNPVHTNVEIQLVFEKMTVPLLIKLDPSGKIDDFQLSMSFSPVAERPSYSKPESFIDKEVVVGSGAFPLPGTLSVPKGKGPFPAVILVQGSGATDQDETAFALKPFRDLAEGLASKGIAVLRYNKRTYEHGLKTQFSPFYTVDKETTDDALLVTQFLKNEPLINKNQIYILGHSQGGMMLPKMIEKDQNKNIAGAIVMGGPARTIQDVVLDQFEYLFSIGAMNLDQYKFYKSQFELLNDPNFSGQNPPKDFYLGSAVFWDSIRKIKAAEMSKEQKIPLLIIQGERDYQVQSKIEIPLWKEQLKERDNVDYRLYPKLNHFFTEGDGEISKPDEYYSPANIPEYVINDIAAWVQGKSQLN